The Sulfurimonas aquatica genomic sequence ATACTTTAGAGGCTTAAAAGAGGTTTTAGACGCTTTTCCGCTCTCATGAACTTTAACAACCATACGAACAACAGCACTCTCATCTTGAGCTCTCAAAAGTGGAGCCTCAACTATAGCCTCCTCCTTAAATTCTCCGTGAACCAAGGCAAGATATTTTTTTTTCATATCTCTCTCTTGAAACATCATCTTAATCTCGCGTTCACTACTTTTATTTGTAGAGCAAAGAACAAGTCCGCTTGTCTCTTGATCGATTCGATGTCCGATATTTGCATCCATGCCAAACTGATTTTTTAACTCATCTATTAGGGAGTAGGGCGTAGCTTTCGTTTGAGGATGCACTAAAACGCCACTTGGCTTATCAAAGACTACAAACTGCTCTTCAACATAAGTAGGAATAAGTCCTTTAGTAATGGGTTCAAAGTAGATAAACTCTATCTCACCTTCAATCTCTCCAGCAGTTTTTAGCATCTTCTCACCATTAACAAGTATGCGTCCCTTAGATATATAGCGCTGTGCTTCTCTTTGAGGATAGTTAAATTCATTCATCAAATAAAACAGTGCTTTTTGTTTCTCTTTAACAAAGTACTTCTTCTTTACAAATGGCATACTTAATTCCTCTATTATGATACTTATAGTAAAATGCCACTATTGATATACGAGCCATAATGAGCAAAGCCCATTATAACTGCATGGACTCAAAGTCCCTACAATCCCCTAAAGCTACAAAAACTAATGTTTTTGAGATAGGTCGTAATGTCACATATTTAATAAGTCGAATTTTAGCATAAATTTATAAGAGACAAACCTGAAGGAATAGAAATGGTAGAGAGATATTCAAGACCAGAGATGGCAGAAAAATGGACACAACATGCAAGATATGCAGCATGGCTAGAAGTTGAAAAAGCAGCTGTAAAAGCTTGGGCTAAACTTGGAAAGATTCCTCAAGAAGACGCAGATAAAATTGTAAAAAACGCAACATTCTCAGTAGAGAGAATCGAAGAGATAGAAGCTGTAACTAAACATGACTTAATAGCGTTTAATACAAGTGTTAGTGAATCTCTTGGAGAAGAGTCTAGATGGTTTCACTATGGTATGACATCTTCAGATGCAGTAGATACTGGAGTAGCTCTTCAGATGAAAGCTTCTTTAGAGATTATTATCGCTGACGTAAAAATGCTTATGGCATCTATCAAAACAAGAGCAGAGGAACACAAGCTTACATTAATGGTTGGTCGTTCACACGGTATTCATGGTGAGCCAATTACATTTGGTTTAACTCTAGCTGTTTGGTATGATGAAATGGCTCGTCACTTGCTAAACCTAGAGCAGACTATGGATGTTATATCTGTAGGTCAGATCTCTGGTGCAATGGGTAACTTTGCTCACGCTCCATTAGAACTTGAAGAGTATGCAATGGCTGAGCTTGGTCTAAAACCTGAACCTTGTTCAAACCAAGTTGTTCACCGAGATAGATATGCAAGACTTGCAACGGCGTTAGCATCTATGGCTTCTTCTATAGAGAAGTTTGCTGTACAAGTAAGACACCTACAACGTACAGAAGTATATGAGGCTGAGGAGTTCTTTGCAAAAGGACAAAAGGGAAGCTCTGCTATGCCTCACAAACGTAACCCTATCCTAACAGAAAACATAACTGGACTTGCTCGTATGATTCGCTCTTATGCTATGCCTGCTATGGAGAACGTTGCGTTATGGCATGAGCGTGACATCTCTCACTCATCTACTGAGCGTTTTTGGTTACCAGATGCATTTATCACAACTAACTTTATGCTTCACCGTATGAACAGCGTTATATCTAAACTAACTGTTTATCCAGAGAACATGATGAAAAACTTAAACCTAACAGGTGGACTAGTTTTCTCTCAGCGTGTTTTACTTGAACTTCCACTTCAAGGCGTATCTCGTGAAGATGCATATAAAATAGTTCAAAGAAATGCAATGAAAGTTTGGGAAGAGATTCAACAAGGAAAGCCTACTACAAATGAAGCTGGTGAATCACTATACCTTAACCACTTATTAGCAGATGAAGAGTTAAGAAACTCACTTAGCGAAGAGCAAATTCGTGAGTGTTTTAACTATGATTATTACACTAAGAATGTTGACAACATTTTCAAACGCGTTTTTAAATAACAGCCTCTAGCATAGCCATTTGGTTATGCTAATTATTAGTTAAAATAATGCTAATATTTGGGTGTTACATTTACACTTAATTTTAAAAAAACTATCTCTAATTTAAACTCCAATTAACTATACTTAGATAAAATCCAACTAACTTAAAATATTTTTTCGAGAAGAATTTTTTAAATTTTTATCCAAAAAATATTTACTATAACTTCAGGAAAGCACTTATGATTACTATTATAAAACGTAACGGTAGAACAGAACCTCTAGACATCACTAAAATACAAAAATATACGTCAGCGGCAGTTAAAGGTTTAAGCAATGTATCACAGAGTGAACTAGAAGTTGACGCTCAAATTCACTTTCGAGATGGCATAACGTCAAAAGAGATTCAAGAGACGCTTATAAAAACGGCGGTTGATAAGATTGACATAGACGCTCCTAACTGGACTTTTGTAGCATCGCGTTTATTTCTTTTTAATATGTATCATCAAGTTAATGGTTTCACAGGCTACTGTAGTTTAGAGAAGTACTTTGAAAAAGGTGAAAAAGAGGGTCGTATACTTCTTGGACTAAAAGAGATGTATAACCTTGAAGAGCTTGAAAAACATTTAGTTCCTGAACGCGACTTACAGTTTAACTATCTTGGTATAAAAACACTTTATGACAGATACCTTATTAAAGACTCTAAAGGTTGTCCAATAGAGCTTCCTCAACATATGTTTATGGGTATAGCAATGTTCTTGGCACAACGCGAAGAAAAAAGAGAAGAGTGGGCTATCAAGTTCTATAACATGATAAGTACGTTTGAAGTTATGCTTGCAACTCCAACTCTTTCAAATGCTAGAACTCCTAGACATCAACTAAGCTCTTGTTATATTGGTTCTATGCCCGATAACATTGAAGGGATTTTTGACGCTTATCAAGAGATGGCTATGCTTTCTAAATTTGGTGGTGGTATTGGTTGGGATTGGACTGGTATACGTTCAATGGGTTCTTTTATCGATGGACATAAAAACGCAGCGGGCGGAACGGTTCCATTTCTAAAAATAACAAATGACATTGCAATTGCTGTTGATCAACTAGGAACTAGAAAAGGTGCCATCGCTGTTTATATGGAACCATG encodes the following:
- a CDS encoding RluA family pseudouridine synthase → MPFVKKKYFVKEKQKALFYLMNEFNYPQREAQRYISKGRILVNGEKMLKTAGEIEGEIEFIYFEPITKGLIPTYVEEQFVVFDKPSGVLVHPQTKATPYSLIDELKNQFGMDANIGHRIDQETSGLVLCSTNKSSEREIKMMFQERDMKKKYLALVHGEFKEEAIVEAPLLRAQDESAVVRMVVKVHESGKASKTSFKPLKYFKDKDMTLIECSPHTGRQHQIRVHLFHVKHPIVGDPIYGQSNEDMVKFLDRELTPADRVRKSGATRLLLHACELEFELYDKVYNIKSNVNFEDVCFNHLECE
- the purB gene encoding adenylosuccinate lyase, whose translation is MVERYSRPEMAEKWTQHARYAAWLEVEKAAVKAWAKLGKIPQEDADKIVKNATFSVERIEEIEAVTKHDLIAFNTSVSESLGEESRWFHYGMTSSDAVDTGVALQMKASLEIIIADVKMLMASIKTRAEEHKLTLMVGRSHGIHGEPITFGLTLAVWYDEMARHLLNLEQTMDVISVGQISGAMGNFAHAPLELEEYAMAELGLKPEPCSNQVVHRDRYARLATALASMASSIEKFAVQVRHLQRTEVYEAEEFFAKGQKGSSAMPHKRNPILTENITGLARMIRSYAMPAMENVALWHERDISHSSTERFWLPDAFITTNFMLHRMNSVISKLTVYPENMMKNLNLTGGLVFSQRVLLELPLQGVSREDAYKIVQRNAMKVWEEIQQGKPTTNEAGESLYLNHLLADEELRNSLSEEQIRECFNYDYYTKNVDNIFKRVFK